The Cottoperca gobio chromosome 22, fCotGob3.1, whole genome shotgun sequence genome contains a region encoding:
- the fhl5 gene encoding four and a half LIM domains protein 5 isoform X2, producing the protein MEYKGNSWHETCFLCHRCQQPIGTKSFIPKDNGYFCVACFEKQFAYQCCACKKSITTGGVTYQDKPWHRECFLCISCKKQLPGQRFTSRENYPYCLECFSNLYAKKCVGCTKPITSLAGAKYISFEERQWHSECFTCLQCSVSLVGRGFLTQRDNILCTDCGREK; encoded by the exons ATGGAATACAAGGGGAACAGCTGGCATGAGACCTGCTTCCTGTGCCACCGCTGCCAGCAGCCAATAGGAACCAAGTCCTTCATCCCAAAAGACAACGGCTACTTCTGTGTGGCCTGCTTCGAGAAGCAGTTTGCCTACCAGTGCTGCGCTTGTAAGAAG TCCATCACAACAGGTGGAGTGACCTACCAAGACAAACCCTGGCACCGTGAGTGTTTCCTATGCATCAGCTGCAAAAAGCAGCTGCCGGGTCAACGCTTCACCTCCAGGGAGAACTACCCCTACTGCCTCGAGTGCTTCAGCAACCTCTATGCAAAGAAGTGTGTGGGCTGCACCAAGCCCATCACCA GTCTGGCAGGAGCCAAGTACATCTCTTTTGAGGAGCGCCAGTGGCACAGCGAGTGTTTCACCTGCCTTCAGTGCTCCGTGTCGCTGGTGGGACGCGGTTTCCTCACCCAGCGCGACAACATCTTGTGCACTGACTGCGGCAGGGAGAAGTGA
- the fhl5 gene encoding four and a half LIM domains protein 5 isoform X1 → MSTSERFDCHYCKDSLLGKKYIMKEDTQYCTKCYENLFANCCEGCSLAIGCDCKDMSYKDRHWHEQCFKCAKCSRSLVEKAFAAKDDLLLCTECYANDYSSKCTTCKKTVMPGSRKMEYKGNSWHETCFLCHRCQQPIGTKSFIPKDNGYFCVACFEKQFAYQCCACKKSITTGGVTYQDKPWHRECFLCISCKKQLPGQRFTSRENYPYCLECFSNLYAKKCVGCTKPITSLAGAKYISFEERQWHSECFTCLQCSVSLVGRGFLTQRDNILCTDCGREK, encoded by the exons ATGTCCACCAGCGAGCGTTTCGACTGCCATTACTGCAAAGACTCCCTGCTGGGGAAGAAGTACATAATGAAAGAGGACACGCAGTACTGCACTAAGTGCTATGAGAACTTGTTCGCTAACTGCTGTGAGGGCTGCTCTTTGGCAATTGGCTGTGACTGCAAG GATATGTCCTACAAGGATCGCCACTGGCACGAGCAGTGTTTCAAGTGTGCAAAGTGCAGCCGCTCTCTGGTGGAAAAGGCCTTTGCCGCCAAAGATGATTTGTTGCTCTGCACTGAATGCTATGCCAACGATTATTCCTCCAAGTGCACCACCTGCAAGAAAACCGTCATGCCAg GATCCCGTAAAATGGAATACAAGGGGAACAGCTGGCATGAGACCTGCTTCCTGTGCCACCGCTGCCAGCAGCCAATAGGAACCAAGTCCTTCATCCCAAAAGACAACGGCTACTTCTGTGTGGCCTGCTTCGAGAAGCAGTTTGCCTACCAGTGCTGCGCTTGTAAGAAG TCCATCACAACAGGTGGAGTGACCTACCAAGACAAACCCTGGCACCGTGAGTGTTTCCTATGCATCAGCTGCAAAAAGCAGCTGCCGGGTCAACGCTTCACCTCCAGGGAGAACTACCCCTACTGCCTCGAGTGCTTCAGCAACCTCTATGCAAAGAAGTGTGTGGGCTGCACCAAGCCCATCACCA GTCTGGCAGGAGCCAAGTACATCTCTTTTGAGGAGCGCCAGTGGCACAGCGAGTGTTTCACCTGCCTTCAGTGCTCCGTGTCGCTGGTGGGACGCGGTTTCCTCACCCAGCGCGACAACATCTTGTGCACTGACTGCGGCAGGGAGAAGTGA
- the fut9a gene encoding 4-galactosyl-N-acetylglucosaminide 3-alpha-L-fucosyltransferase 9 has translation MPSAPFHRILRPLLLGTFILGCFVTLFLMYFKPSTSWLSGPVESTVSTDRVKNLFSTKSDKNVTTVLIWLWPFGQTYDLGVCSSLFNIEGCFITADRNFYNKSDGVVIHHRDICTDLSNLPPTQRPSFQKWVWMNLESPSHSSQLPGIENMFNLTLNYRQDADIEVPYGSIVAAEGEEDFVPPSKNKLICWIVSNWNQDHVRVKYYNELYKHIEVHAYGQAFGEYIADQDYFPTIASCKFYLAFENSIHKDYITEKLYNPLSVGSVPVVLGPPRQNYENFIQGDAFIHVDDFTSPKELADYLLLLDKNEEMYLRYFEWRRHFKVKKAYFWAEHTCLACDYLRRHKEYKAFNNLDKWYWGE, from the coding sequence ATGCCATCTGCACCTTTTCACAGAATCCTACGACCCCTTCTGCTCGGCACTTTCATACTGGGATGCTTCGTGACTCtgtttttgatgtattttaaaCCATCCACCAGCTGGTTATCAGGTCCCGTAGAGTCAACGGTATCCACAGACCGGGTCAAGAACCTCTTCTCCACCAAGAGCGATAAAAACGTGACCACCGTGTTGATCTGGCTCTGGCCCTTTGGACAAACCTACGACCTGGGCGTGTGCAGCTCCCTCTTCAACATCGAGGGTTGTTTCATCACAGCGGACAGGAACTTCTACAACAAGTCGGATGGGGTCGTCATCCATCACCGAGACATCTGCACTGACCTGTCCAACCTGCCGCCGACCCAGCGACCATCCTTCCAGAAGTGGGTATGGATGAACTTGGAGTCGCCATCGCACTCCTCCCAGCTGCCCGGGATCGAGAACATGTTCAATCTGACTCTAAATTACCGTCAGGATGCTGACATTGAAGTGCCTTATGGGTCCATTGTAGCAGCGGAGGGTGAGGAGGACTTTGTCCCACCCAGCAAAAACAAGCTGATCTGCTGGATTGTGAGCAACTGGAACCAGGACCACGTACGCGTGAAATACTACAATGAGCTGTACAAACACATTGAGGTTCACGCGTATGGACAAGCCTTCGGGGAGTATATCGCTGACCAAGACTACTTCCCCACCATCGCCAGTTGCAAGTTCTACCTGGCTTTTGAGAACTCCATCCACAAGGACTACATTACTGAAAAACTGTACAACCCACTCTCTGTGGGGTCAGTGCCAGTGGTTCTCGGCCCGCCCAGGCAGAACTACGAGAACTTTATCCAGGGAGACGCCTTCATCCACGTGGACGACTTCACCTCGCCCAAGGAGCTGGCCGATTACCTGCTGCTCTTAGACAAGAACGAGGAAATGTACCTCAGATACTTTGAATGGAGGCGACACTTTAAAGTGAAGAAGGCCTATTTCTGGGCAGAGCACACATGCCTGGCTTGTGATTACCTGCGTAGGCACAAGGAGTACAAGGCATTCAATAACCTTGACAAGTGGTACTGGGGAGAATAG
- the manea gene encoding glycoprotein endo-alpha-1,2-mannosidase: MARFRRKTCIALIALVLFALIVTVVLKTLTPEDSPFSSPFGMELFPERKNDNQIQKENDNKPEQTKMNDSAQSDKLEATLRKFPPPNYYLHAFYYAWYGNPKFDGKYVHWDHPQLPHWDLKVAQGYPQGRHVPPDDIGSNFYPSLGAYSSRDPSIIESHMQQLRTAAIGVVAVSWYPPKISDDNGEPTDDFVPLLLEVAHKYHVKVAFHIEPYKERDEVNMFTNVKYIIDKYGEHPAFFRYRTNTGKLLPLFYVYDSYLMNSEQWAKLLKHTASNSIRDTPYDAIFIALLVEDKHKRDIVTAGFDGVYTYFATNGFSYGSTQRNWDSIKAFCEDNNLIFIASVGPGYIDTSVRPWNFQNTRNRINGKYYETSLSAALQARPDFISITSFNEWHEGTQIEMAIPKTGLTLYLDYLPNKPAIYLEITRKWAAIFGGERRKWQD, encoded by the exons ATGGCAAGGTTTAGGCGCAAAACTTGCATCGCATTAATTGCTTTGGTGTTGTTTGCGCTCATAGTAACAGTGGTCTTGAAGACGCTGACACCAGAAGACTCTCCATTCAGCAGCCCTTTTGGTATGGAGCTGTTCCCGGAGAGAAAGAATGACAATCAGATTCAGAAAGAAAACGACAATAAGCCTGAACAGACTAAAATGAATGACTCTGCTCAGTCAGACAAACTGGAAGCTACACTGAGGAAGTTCCCTCCTCCAAACTACTATCTCCATGCCTTCTACTACGCATGGTATGGGAACCCCAAGTTTGATGGCAAATACGTCCACTGGGACCACCCGCAGCTGCCTCATTGGGACTTGAAGGTGGCGCAGGGGTATCCACAAGGGAGACACGTCCCACCTGATGACATCGGGTCCAACTTCTACCCCTCTTTAGGGGCTTACAGCTCCAGGGATCCCTCCATTATAGAGTCTCATATGCAACAGCTGCGCACAGCAGCCATCG GTGTCGTCGCTGTTTCCTGGTATCCTCCTAAAATAAGTGATGATAATGGCGAACCAACGGATGACTTTGTGCCTTTGCTGCTGGAAGTGGCGCATAAATACCATGTTAAG gTAGCATTTCACATTGAACCATACAAAGAAAGAGATGAAGTCAACATGTTCACTAATGTCAAATACATCATTGACAA ATACGGAGAGCACCCTGCTTTCTTCAGGTATCGGACAAACACTGGCAAGCTTCTTCCACTCTTCTACGTGTATGACTCCTATCTGATGAACTCGGAGCAGTGGGCAAAACTGCTAAAACACACTGCAAGTAACAGCATCAGGGATACCCCGTATGACGCCATCTTCATCGCCCTGCTGGTTGAGGACAAACACAAGAGGGATATCGTTACCGCTGGTTTTGATGGCGTCTACACCTACTTTGCTACGAATGGGTTTTCCTATGGGTCCACTCAGAGGAACTGGGATTCCATTAAAGCTTTCTGTGAAGACAACAACCTGATATTTATTGCAAGTGTGGGCCCCGGGTACATTGACACGAGCGTTCGACCCTGGAACTTCCAAAACACTCGAAACCGCATCAACGGCAAATACTATGAAACCTCGCTGAGTGCCGCACTACAAGCCAGGCCTGATTTCATCTCGATAACATCTTTTAATGAATGGCACGAGGGGACTCAGATTGAAATGGCAATTCCCAAAACGGGTCTGACCTTGTATCTTGACTACCTGCCCAATAAACCTGCAATCTACCTTGAGATAACTCGCAAATGGGCTGCGATATTTGGTGGTGAGCGGCGGAAATGGCAGGATTAA
- the LOC115027034 gene encoding serine/threonine-protein phosphatase PP1-beta catalytic subunit-like: MAEGELNVDSLISRLLEVRGCRPGKIVQMSESEVRGLCIKSREIFLSQPILLELEAPLKICGDIHGQYTDLLRLFEYGGFPPEANYLFLGDYVDRGKQSLETICLLLAYKIKYPENFFLLRGNHECASINRIYGFYDECKRRFNIKLWKTFTDCFNCLPIAAIIDEKIFCCHGGLSPDLQSMEQIRRIMRPTDVPDTGLLCDLLWSDPDKDVQGWGENDRGVSFTFGADVVSKFLNRHDLDLICRAHQVVEDGYEFFAKRQLVTLFSAPNYCGEFDNAGGMMSVDESLMCSFQILKPSEKKAKYQYGGVNSGRPVTPPRTAQAPKKR; encoded by the exons ATGGCGGAGGGTGAATTGAACGTGGACAGCCTCATCTCTCGGCTCCTGGAAG ttCGAGGATGTCGCCCAGGAAAGATAGTCCAGATGAGCGAGTCAGAGGTGCGCGGCCTCTGCATCAAATCCAGGGAGATCTTCCTCAGCCAGCCAATCCTGCTGGAGCTCGAGGCTCCCCTGAAGATCTGTG GTGATATTCATGGGCAATACACAGACCTACTGAGGCTGTTTGAGTATGGTGGTTTCCCTCCAGAGGCAAACTACCTTTTCCTGGGTGACTACGTGGACAGAGGGAAACAGTCCCTGGAAACTATCTGCCTTCTGTTGGCCTACAAGATCAAATACCCAGAGAACTTTTTCCTGCTCAGGGGCAACCATGAGTGTGCATCCATCAACCGCATCTACGGCTTCTACGATGAGT GCAAGCGCAGGTTCAACATTAAGTTGTGGAAGACTTTCACTGACTGCTTTAACTGCCTCCCCATTGCTGCTATCATTGATGAGAAGATCTTCTGCTGCCATGGAG GTCTATCGCCTGATTTGCAGTCAATGGAGCAGATTCGCAGGATCATGAGGCCAACAGACGTGCCtgatacag GCCTGCTCTGTGACCTCTTGTGGTCGGACCCAGATAAGGATGTACAAGGCTGGGGAGAGAACGACCGCGGGGTCTCCTTCACCTTCGGAGCAGATGTGGTCAGCAAGTTCCTAAACCGCCACGACCTGGACCTCATCTGCAGAGCCCACCAG GTTGTGGAGGATGGATATGAGTTCTTTGCCAAACGCCAACTGGTCACACTTTTCTCTGCTCCAAACTACTGCGGGGAGTTTGACAATGCAGGCGGCATGATGAGTGTTGATGAATCCCTCATGTGCTCCTTCCAG ATCCTAAAGCCCTCAGAGAAGAAGGCCAAGTATCAGTATGGTGGTGTAAATTCTGGTCGGCCCGTCACCCCACCCCGCACCGCCCAAGCCCCCAAGAAGAGGTGA